From the Desulfosarcina sp. BuS5 genome, one window contains:
- a CDS encoding electron transfer flavoprotein subunit beta/FixA family protein, translating into MDILVLVKQVPDTESLIQIAGDGVSIKTDTIKWVMNPYDELAVEEALQIRDAQSGSVTILSMGPKKSVKTIQTALAMGADKAVHIDDPQAEGSDSLATAKILAAALKDIPYDLIIAGQRAVDQDNFQVGAAVAEYLSIPQISQVVKEEISDGKIKCHRVVEGATEVVEAALPVLLTTQRGLNEPRYATLPGIMKAKKKPMETKTLADLDVDPGAVGESNRKVKIIALNLPPERSGVTMIAGDSASDQAATLVKMLHDDLKII; encoded by the coding sequence ATGGATATTCTTGTTCTTGTCAAACAGGTACCGGATACCGAATCGCTTATCCAGATCGCAGGGGATGGTGTTTCCATCAAAACCGATACTATTAAATGGGTCATGAACCCTTATGATGAGCTGGCGGTGGAAGAGGCTCTGCAAATCAGGGATGCCCAAAGCGGTTCCGTTACAATCCTGTCGATGGGACCAAAAAAGTCAGTAAAAACAATACAAACAGCTCTGGCAATGGGAGCCGATAAAGCGGTTCATATTGATGACCCGCAAGCCGAGGGGAGTGATTCACTGGCCACTGCAAAGATTCTTGCGGCGGCGCTCAAGGACATACCTTATGATCTTATTATTGCAGGCCAGCGCGCTGTCGATCAGGACAATTTTCAAGTAGGAGCAGCAGTAGCCGAATATTTAAGTATTCCCCAGATTTCACAAGTGGTAAAGGAAGAAATCTCCGACGGAAAAATAAAATGCCACCGAGTCGTAGAAGGCGCAACCGAAGTAGTTGAGGCTGCCTTGCCGGTTCTTTTAACCACTCAACGTGGACTTAATGAGCCAAGATATGCAACTCTCCCCGGTATAATGAAAGCCAAAAAGAAACCGATGGAGACTAAAACTCTTGCAGATCTTGACGTTGATCCCGGCGCTGTGGGCGAATCAAATCGCAAGGTCAAAATTATTGCCCTGAACCTTCCGCCTGAAAGAAGCGGTGTAACAATGATAGCCGGCGATTCCGCATCGGATCAGGCAGCAACGCTTGTTAAAATGCTTCATGATGATTTAAAGATCATATAA